In Microtus ochrogaster isolate Prairie Vole_2 unplaced genomic scaffold, MicOch1.0 UNK875, whole genome shotgun sequence, the following proteins share a genomic window:
- the LOC101992677 gene encoding killer cell lectin-like receptor subfamily G member 2, with protein sequence MEWTREASGGGQAAAGYPEEPLESPETEQLQIPVEAPQPRVPDGNPRPERTGQEAADADLRELSEKPQPPARSGSPRLPPLSLGYGAFRRLGSCSREPPSPSPKWAEQPRDGEAELQPWTASGEPGSFAPMELQVDVRVKPVGAAGSSRSPSPAPSTRFLTVPVPESPAFPRRSASTLPRLPRVPSSGSTWGRASPLAATPTEWIGPAEGSAVPPGSPTCRCRCQEPGLSKEDAELLQRAGMDSKKLPRAITLI encoded by the coding sequence ATGGAATGGACCCGGGAAGCTTCTGGGGGAGGCCAGGCCGCGGCCGGGTACCCAGAGGAGCCCTTAGAAAGCCCGGAAACGGAGCAACTGCAGATCCCCGTGGAGGCACCGCAACCCCGGGTTCCAGACGGTAACCCGAGGCCGGAGCGGACTGGGCAGGAGGCGGCGGACGCGGATCTCCGGGAGCTCTCGGAGAAGCCGCAGCCTCCGGCTCGGTCTGGTTCCCCGCGCTTGCCGCcgctcagcctgggctatggcGCTTTCCGCCGCCTGGGCTCATGCAGCCGCGAGCCGCCGTCGCCGAGCCCCAAGTGGGCCGAGCAGCCCCGGGACGGCGAGGCCGAGCTGCAGCCCTGGACGGCGTCAGGAGAGCCCGGGTCCTTTGCGCCCATGGAGCTGCAGGTAGACGTGCGCGTTAAACCCGTGGGCGCGGCGGGAAGCAGCCGCTCGCCCTCGCCCGCGCCGTCCACTCGCTTCCTCACCGTGCCGGTGCCAGAATCGCCCGCCTTCCCCCGCCGCTCCGCGTCCACGCTCCCGCGGCTGCCACGCGTCCCGTCATCGGGCTCCACGTGGGGTCGTGCATCGCCCCTGGCCGCCACCCCGACCGAGTGGATCGGCCCCGCCGAGGGCAGCGCTGTCCCCCCGGGCTCACCCACCTGTCGCTGCCGCTGTCAGGAGCCCGGACTGAGCAAAGAAGATGCCGAGCTGCTGCAGCGCGCAGGAATGGACAGCAAGAAACTGCCACGGGCCATCACGCTCATAG